A genomic region of Staphylococcus roterodami contains the following coding sequences:
- a CDS encoding helix-turn-helix domain-containing protein, with the protein MKTQYPMIPFPLIVKATDGDTEAINQILHHYRGYITKRSLRLMKDEYGNQSMVVDEVLRGRMETRLITKILSFEIK; encoded by the coding sequence ATGAAAACACAATATCCTATGATTCCCTTTCCTCTCATTGTAAAGGCAACAGATGGCGATACCGAAGCGATTAACCAGATTCTACATCATTACAGAGGGTACATAACGAAGCGTTCCCTACGACTTATGAAAGATGAATATGGCAATCAAAGTATGGTCGTTGATGAAGTCTTACGTGGAAGAATGGAAACCAGACTGATTACAAAGATTTTGTCATTTGAAATTAAGTAA
- a CDS encoding tyrosine-type recombinase/integrase, with the protein MSEKRRDNKGRILKTGESQRKDGRYLYKYIDSFGEPQFVYSWKLVATDRVPAGKRDCISLREKIAELQKDIHDGIDVVGKKMTLCQLYAKQNAQRPKVRKNTETGRKYLMDILKKDKLGVRSIDSIKPSDAKEWAIRMSENGYAYQTINNYKRSLKASFYIAIQDDCVRKNPFDFQLKAVLDDDTVPKTVLTEEQEEKLLAFAKADKTYSKNYDEILILLKTGLRISEFGGLTLPDLDFENRLVNIDHQLLRDTEIGYYIETPKTKSGERQVPMVEEAYQAFKRVLANRKNDKRVEIDGYSDFLFLNRKNYPKVASDYNGMMKGLVKKYNKYNEDKLPHITPHSLRHTFCTNYANAGMNPKALQYIMGHANIAMTLNYYAHATFDSAMAEMKRLNKEKQQERLVA; encoded by the coding sequence ATGTCAGAAAAAAGACGTGACAATAAAGGTCGAATCTTAAAGACTGGAGAGAGCCAACGAAAAGACGGAAGATACTTATACAAATATATAGATTCATTTGGAGAACCGCAATTTGTTTACTCGTGGAAACTTGTGGCTACAGACCGAGTACCAGCAGGAAAGCGTGATTGTATCTCACTTAGAGAGAAAATCGCAGAGTTACAGAAAGACATTCATGATGGTATTGATGTTGTAGGAAAGAAAATGACACTCTGCCAGCTTTACGCAAAACAGAACGCTCAAAGACCAAAGGTTAGAAAAAACACTGAAACTGGACGCAAATATCTTATGGATATTTTGAAGAAAGACAAGTTAGGTGTAAGAAGTATTGACAGTATTAAGCCATCAGACGCTAAAGAATGGGCTATTAGAATGAGTGAAAATGGTTATGCTTATCAAACCATCAATAACTACAAACGTTCTTTAAAGGCTTCATTCTATATTGCTATACAAGATGATTGTGTTCGGAAGAATCCATTTGACTTTCAACTGAAAGCAGTTCTTGATGATGATACTGTCCCTAAGACCGTACTAACAGAAGAACAGGAAGAAAAACTGTTAGCCTTTGCAAAAGCTGATAAAACCTACAGCAAAAATTATGATGAAATTCTGATACTCTTAAAAACAGGTCTTCGTATTTCAGAGTTTGGTGGTTTGACACTTCCAGATTTAGATTTTGAGAATCGTCTTGTCAATATAGACCATCAGCTATTGAGAGATACTGAAATTGGGTACTACATTGAAACACCAAAGACCAAAAGTGGCGAACGTCAAGTTCCTATGGTTGAAGAAGCCTATCAAGCATTTAAGCGAGTGTTAGCGAATCGAAAGAATGATAAGCGTGTTGAGATTGATGGATATAGTGATTTCCTCTTTCTTAATAGAAAGAACTATCCAAAAGTGGCAAGTGATTACAACGGCATGATGAAAGGTCTTGTTAAGAAATACAATAAGTATAACGAGGATAAATTGCCACACATCACTCCACATAGTTTGCGACATACATTCTGTACCAACTATGCAAATGCAGGAATGAATCCAAAGGCATTACAGTACATTATGGGACATGCTAATATAGCCATGACGCTGAACTATTACGCACATGCAACATTCGATTCTGCAATGGCAGAAATGAAACGCTTGAATAAAGAGAAGCAACAGGAGCGTCTTGTTGCTTAG
- a CDS encoding excisionase, which produces MKQTDIPIWERYTLTIEEASKYFRIGENKLRRLAEENKNANWLIMNGNRIQIKRKQFEKIIDTLDAI; this is translated from the coding sequence ATGAAGCAGACTGACATTCCTATTTGGGAACGTTATACCCTAACCATTGAAGAAGCGTCAAAATATTTTCGTATTGGCGAAAACAAGCTACGACGCTTGGCAGAGGAAAATAAAAATGCAAATTGGCTGATTATGAATGGCAATCGTATTCAGATTAAACGAAAACAATTTGAAAAAATTATAGATACATTGGACGCAATCTAG
- a CDS encoding helix-turn-helix transcriptional regulator yields the protein MRKKEDKYDFRAFGLAIKEARLKRGLTREQVGALIEIDPRYLTNIENKGQHPSIQVLYDLVSLLHVSVDEFFLPANNLVKSTRRLQIEKYMDSFTDKELSLMESLASGINEARNIED from the coding sequence ATGCGTAAAAAAGAAGATAAATATGATTTTAGAGCCTTTGGTTTAGCCATTAAAGAAGCTCGATTGAAACGAGGTTTAACTCGTGAACAAGTGGGAGCATTGATTGAAATTGACCCACGGTACTTAACTAATATTGAAAATAAAGGGCAACACCCCAGCATACAAGTTCTTTATGACCTTGTATCGTTACTTCATGTTTCCGTTGATGAATTTTTCTTACCTGCTAATAACTTGGTAAAAAGCACCCGACGATTACAGATAGAGAAATACATGGATAGCTTTACAGACAAAGAACTATCCTTAATGGAATCTTTAGCCAGCGGTATCAACGAAGCAAGAAACATCGAAGACTAA
- a CDS encoding tetracycline resistance determinant leader peptide, whose translation MILKYPENICMLCMPMVMHKNPSDKSIYHWDFYALLGF comes from the coding sequence GTGATTCTAAAGTATCCGGAGAATATCTGTATGCTTTGTATGCCTATGGTTATGCATAAAAATCCCAGTGATAAAAGTATTTATCACTGGGATTTTTATGCCCTTTTGGGTTTTTGA
- the tet(M) gene encoding tetracycline resistance ribosomal protection protein Tet(M), which produces MKIINIGVLAHVDAGKTTLTESLLYNSGAITELGSVDKGTTRTDNTLLERQRGITIQTGITSFQWENTKVNIIDTPGHMDFLAEVYRSLSVLDGAILLISAKDGVQAQTRILFHALRKMGIPTIFFINKIDQNGIDLSTVYQDIKEKLSAEIVIKQKVELYPNMCVTNFTESEQWDTVIEGNDDLLEKYMSGKSLEALELEQEESIRFQNCSLFPLYHGSAKSNIGIDNLIEVITNKFYSSTHRGPSELCGNVFKIEYTKKRQRLAYIRLYSGVLHLRDSVRVSEKEKIKVTEMYTSINGELCKIDRAYSGEIVILQNEFLKLNSVLGDTKLLPQRKKIENPHPLLQTTVEPSKPEQREMLLDALLEISDSDPLLRYYVDSTTHEIILSFLGKVQMEVISALLQEKYHVEIELKEPTVIYMERPLKNAEYTIHIEVPPNPFWASIGLSVSPLPLGSGMQYESSVSLGYLNQSFQNAVMEGIRYGCEQGLYGWNVTDCKICFKYGLYYSPVSTPADFRMLAPIVLEQVLKKAGTELLEPYLSFKIYAPQEYLSRAYNDAPKYCANIVDTQLKNNEVILSGEIPARCIQEYRSDLTFFTNGRSVCLTELKGYHVTTGEPVCQPRRPNSRIDKVRYMFNKIT; this is translated from the coding sequence ATGAAAATTATTAATATTGGAGTTTTAGCTCATGTTGATGCAGGAAAAACTACCTTAACAGAAAGCTTATTATATAACAGTGGAGCGATTACAGAATTAGGAAGCGTGGACAAAGGTACAACGAGGACGGATAATACGCTTTTAGAACGTCAGAGAGGAATTACAATTCAGACAGGAATAACCTCTTTTCAGTGGGAAAATACGAAGGTGAACATCATAGACACGCCAGGACATATGGATTTCTTAGCAGAAGTATATCGTTCATTATCAGTTTTAGATGGGGCAATTCTACTGATTTCTGCAAAAGATGGCGTACAAGCACAAACTCGTATATTATTTCATGCACTTAGGAAAATGGGGATTCCCACAATCTTTTTTATCAATAAGATTGACCAAAATGGAATTGATTTATCAACGGTTTATCAGGATATTAAAGAGAAACTTTCTGCCGAAATTGTAATCAAACAGAAGGTAGAACTGTATCCTAATATGTGTGTGACGAACTTTACCGAATCTGAACAATGGGATACGGTAATAGAGGGAAACGATGACCTTTTAGAGAAATATATGTCCGGTAAATCATTAGAAGCATTGGAACTCGAACAAGAGGAAAGCATAAGATTTCAGAATTGTTCTCTGTTCCCTCTTTATCATGGAAGTGCAAAAAGTAATATAGGGATTGATAACCTTATAGAAGTTATTACTAATAAATTTTATTCATCAACACATCGAGGTCCGTCTGAACTTTGCGGAAATGTTTTCAAAATTGAATATACAAAAAAAAGACAACGTCTTGCATATATACGCCTTTATAGTGGAGTACTACATTTACGAGATTCGGTTAGAGTATCAGAAAAAGAAAAAATAAAAGTTACAGAAATGTATACTTCAATAAATGGTGAATTATGTAAGATTGATAGAGCTTATTCTGGAGAAATTGTTATTTTGCAAAATGAGTTTTTGAAGTTAAATAGTGTTCTAGGAGATACAAAACTATTGCCACAGAGAAAAAAGATTGAAAATCCGCACCCTCTACTACAAACAACTGTTGAACCGAGTAAACCTGAACAGAGAGAAATGTTGCTTGATGCCCTTTTGGAAATCTCAGATAGTGATCCGCTTCTACGATATTACGTGGATTCTACGACACATGAAATTATACTTTCTTTCTTAGGGAAAGTACAAATGGAAGTGATTAGTGCACTGTTGCAAGAAAAGTATCATGTGGAGATAGAACTAAAAGAGCCTACAGTCATTTATATGGAGAGACCGTTAAAAAATGCAGAATATACCATTCACATCGAAGTGCCGCCAAATCCTTTCTGGGCTTCCATTGGTTTATCTGTATCACCGCTTCCGTTGGGAAGTGGAATGCAGTATGAGAGCTCGGTTTCTCTTGGATACTTAAATCAATCGTTTCAAAATGCAGTTATGGAGGGGATACGCTATGGCTGTGAACAAGGATTGTATGGTTGGAATGTGACGGACTGTAAAATCTGTTTTAAGTATGGCTTATACTATAGCCCTGTTAGTACCCCAGCAGATTTTCGGATGCTTGCTCCTATTGTATTGGAACAAGTCTTAAAAAAAGCTGGAACAGAATTGTTAGAGCCATATCTTAGTTTTAAAATTTATGCGCCACAGGAATATCTTTCACGAGCATACAACGATGCTCCTAAATATTGTGCGAACATCGTAGACACTCAATTGAAAAATAATGAGGTCATTCTTAGTGGAGAAATCCCTGCTCGGTGTATTCAAGAATATCGTAGTGATTTAACTTTCTTTACAAATGGACGTAGTGTTTGTTTAACAGAGTTAAAAGGGTACCATGTTACTACCGGTGAACCTGTTTGCCAGCCCCGTCGTCCAAATAGTCGGATAGATAAAGTACGATATATGTTCAATAAAATAACTTAG
- a CDS encoding cysteine-rich KTR domain-containing protein produces the protein MCPVCGNKTRLKIREDTELKKFPLYCPKCRQENLIEIKQFKVTVITEPDAKTQSR, from the coding sequence TTGTGTCCTGTATGTGGAAATAAAACACGATTAAAGATAAGGGAAGATACTGAATTAAAAAAATTCCCCCTCTATTGTCCGAAATGCAGACAAGAAAATTTAATTGAAATAAAGCAGTTCAAAGTAACTGTGATTACAGAGCCAGACGCAAAGACGCAGAGCCGATAA
- a CDS encoding sigma-70 family RNA polymerase sigma factor encodes MKPSSFQTTIENQFDYICKRAMEDERKNYMLYLSRIAKREVSFSDVGDYLVSQFATTDNYSTDFQIFTLNGLSVGVENDLLSEALRELPDKKREILLLFYFMDMSDSEIADLLKLNRSTVYRHRTSGLALIKKFMEEFEE; translated from the coding sequence ATGAAACCATCTTCTTTTCAGACCACAATAGAAAATCAGTTTGACTATATCTGTAAACGTGCTATGGAAGACGAGCGAAAGAATTATATGCTTTATCTTTCAAGGATTGCAAAGCGTGAGGTGTCCTTTTCGGATGTTGGCGATTATCTTGTTAGCCAGTTTGCGACAACAGATAACTATTCAACTGACTTTCAGATTTTTACACTCAATGGGTTATCAGTAGGCGTTGAAAATGATTTGTTGAGTGAAGCATTACGTGAGTTGCCAGACAAGAAACGTGAAATTCTACTGCTGTTTTACTTTATGGACATGAGCGATTCAGAAATTGCAGACCTGTTGAAATTGAACCGTTCTACTGTCTATCGGCATAGAACCAGTGGACTAGCCTTAATTAAAAAGTTTATGGAGGAATTTGAAGAATGA